A part of Periplaneta americana isolate PAMFEO1 chromosome 17, P.americana_PAMFEO1_priV1, whole genome shotgun sequence genomic DNA contains:
- the LOC138693210 gene encoding zinc finger protein ZFP2-like isoform X2, with product MPKPFKCDVCGKCFCDVGTLTTHAHIHINAKPFKCHVCEKYFSQSSNLKLHVRVHTGEKPFKCHICEKRFSQSSKLKLHIRLHTGEKPYKCDVCGKCFSECSNLKYHARLHTGEKPFKCDVCEKRFSRSSHLKSHARLHSGDKPFKCDICEKCYSKSSDLKLHTRLHTGEKPFKCHTCQKCFSRSSSLKYHARLHSGEKPFKCDVCEKCFSKSSHLNLHARLHSGEKPFTCDVCKKCFSRSSILKLHSRLHSGEKPYKCDVCGKCFTQSSHLKLHESFHTGEKQFKCSICKKCFLQSSDLKLHTRVHTGEKPFTCDVCKKCFSHSSSLKLHARLHSDKNNSNV from the coding sequence ATGCcgaagcctttcaaatgcgatgtctgtggaaagtgtttctgcGATGTGGGAACTCTAACAACTCATGCACACATCCACATTAACGCGAAACCATTCAAGTGCCATGTTTGTGAAAAGTATTTCTCGCAATCTTCAAACCTAAAATTGCATGTACGCGTACATACTGGCGAGAAACCGTTTAAATGCCATATTTGTGAAAAGCGTTTCTCACAATCTTCAAAATTGAAATTGCATATACGCCTCCATACAGGCGAGAAGCCTTataaatgcgatgtttgtggaaagtgtttctcggaATGTTCTAACCTGAAATATCATGCTCGCCTACATACcggcgagaaaccattcaaatgcgatgtttgtgaaaAACGTTTCTCGCGATCTTCGCACCTTAAATCGCATGCACGTTTACATTCAGGCGacaaaccattcaaatgtgatatCTGTGAAAAGTGTTACTCCAAATCTTCAGACCTAAAATTGCATACACGCCTGCATACAGGTGAGAAACCATTCAAGTGCCACACGTGTCAAAAATGTTTCTCACGGTCTTCGAGCTTGAAATATCATGCACGACTACATTCCGGCGAGAAACCATTTAAATGCGATGTCTGTGAGAAGTGTTTCTCGAAATCTTCACATCTAAATTTGCATGCACGTCTTCATTCAGGTGAGAAACCTTTTACATGCGACGTCTGCAAGAAATGTTTTTCACGATCCTCGATCCTAAAATTGCATTCACGCCTACATTCTGGCGAGAAGCCATacaaatgcgatgtctgtggaaagtgtttcactCAGTCTTCACACCTAAAATTGCATGAGTCGTTTCATACTGGCGAGAAACAATTCAAATGCTCTATTTGTAAAAAGTGTTTCTTACAATCATCGGACTTGAAATTGCATACACGCGtacatacaggcgagaaaccATTTACATGTGATGTCTGTAAAAAATGTTTCTCGCATTCTTCAAGTTTAAAATTGCATGCTCGCCTGCATAGTGACAAAAACAATTCGAATGTCTGA